gAAGCCTTATTTGTTGAACAGCTGTTAGGAAGAATTGCTTTAACATTGAACATTCAGGAATTGCAGGATTGTTGTGGCAAAACTTTTGTTCTTTCCAATCATAATGTGTGCTTCTTTTCCAGATCTGGTGTGATCCTATTGCTACATGTGTCCATCCATGTACATGTGCATGCATTGCTTCTATTAAGCATGCTAAACGTTGATTTTTGTCTAAAAAAGTAATTTTCCAAATTGGATTAAATATGCTGTCTTTCTGATTGTCTAATTTCATGGCTACTCTAGGGGACACAGTGGTGAAAATAATGGTATGCATCCAATGGATCCTGGACAACCAGTCATTGATGTAGCCCCTCTCCGTTGTGTGCCATACACTGGTCCTCTTCCAACTTCCAGTCGTGATGCTTCTCAATCTCAACCTGGACCTAACGCAGCTTCATTCCCAATGGAAAATGCTCAATCTTCTACAAACGCCAGCCCTCAGCCTGCAATGGTTTATTATACTATTGCAACTCTTGAAGAGAGGGCCAATCTCTTTGCTGCCACCTGTGGTCACTCCAAAGTAGGAAGTTTGCTTACTGGAACTGCTGTAATGGGGAAAGTGGGACCTCCTATAGGAGCGGTAGATATTTTGGAGTCTGATACCGAATACTTTTTTCGTGTCTCACTTCCTGGTGTTGCAAAAGATGCAGGTATGTTTCCTATTTGCCACTGTCATTGGAACCTTTTTAGAGTTGATTCTCTGTTCTCTAAAGTTCTGTTTGTTTCGAAGCTCAgttttaatgaattttgttCAAGCTGCTGAAAGAATATTTGGTTGTATTCTGAAGTTATAGTAAATCATCACAGGCTAATGCCGATTCTTTAATCAACAGAGACCTAATGTTTTTTTCAGTAGTCAGTACGATATTAACATTTATGAATTTTGTTATGCGGTTAATATCGCTAGATGCTGCATTGGGTGATTTATCTTCATTGGTGCTTATATGGTGACAGAAAACTTTCGCTGTAACATTGAACCTAACGGGAAGGTAGATATAAAGGGTATAACATTGACTGGAGTGCGAGCAGTTTACAAAAATAACATGGTATTCAAGATGAACACACCGAATCTGTGCCCACCAGGAAAGTTCACCATTTCATTTCAGCTTCCTGGCCCAACTGCAAATCAATTTTTGACCACATTTGGATCTGATGGAATTTTTGAAGCATCTGTGAAGAAAAGACAGCCAAACGATTCTTGATTTGCAGTGGAGCCGAGCTGTCCTTTGGATTGAAAACCTTTTCCTCGGCATGGTATGGTGGCTTACGTACTAACAATGTTTTCTATTCTTCTTAACGTCTTTTTACCTTGGGATCAATCCAGTGTTATGTTTCTCAAATGCTTTAAAACTGTAGCCTAGGTATCTTTTGCTTAGGATTTCTTTACAGAGTATATATGATTCATTAGTGTTTTCCTGAAAACTCGCTCTTTTGGTTTGGTTTCAGCAGATGGACAAGGACAAGgacaaggaaaagaaaaattggGACTACATTGTGGAGAAAAGTCATTGTTCTTTTTGAATGTATGTTTTGAAAGATGATATGATATCCTCAGTGTTGTGTTGTTGTAGAAACcctttgaattttatttcagACAATTCGCAAAAATTTAgagtattttccattttcccATTGTTTTAAAGTAATCTGATATCCCATGAACTAAACATGTTATTAAAGCGAACTAAACGCCCCGATGATATTATTAAAGCGAACTAAACGCCCCGATGATATTGTATTCAAATGACCATTCTTGATGTCCTTCAAACACATACACATTAGGCCTTGAGTATTAGAACAAAATAAGGTTGAAGCTGAAGCTGTGATCATCATAACAGAACCAACTAGTAACTGCTGTGAAATCAAAACCAAACTGATATACTGCACAGCTGGTGCCAAGTTTACCAACAATTTTTTACATCTAAATCTAGAAAAAATAATGCAATGCATCATGAGAGAAAATCCTGCAGCAAAAGCACCACTACAAAATCTATAACCAATGCAAACATTGAAGAAATGCGCCTCACATAGTCACATCACATGGAAAGGAAATTAGTTACACGAGAATCGAgtatttttgtgtttgtttggCCCAGGGCTTATTGAAGGATATCTACTTCAAAACTTACAAACTCAGCCAAATGTttaaaagagagagaggggggcAAAAAACTCAAGTTTTACTTAATACCAAATATAGTCtccgactatagtggttttactcaatttagtcttaaatAACTTTTTGTGTTCAATTTAATCGTCGACTTTGAtaattttacacaatttagtcctttgttaaaaattatgttagttGGTTGTTATAAATAAGGTGCTAATGGTAATTTATCATCCTTATCTCAATTGAATTGAGAtgattctttcttcttcctcttattAAGCTCCACGCAGAAATGGAGATCATTATCcccaaatcaacttcaaccctaaatagataaataaatatttgggtacgAAGATTTGCATTTCTGTGTGGATCTTAATAacgggaagaagaaaaaatcatctcaaatgggatgaaggatgagaaattactaTTAGGaccatatatttttaaaagttaactaacagaatttttaacaaaagacTAAATggtgtaaaaccatcaaagtcaatgactaaattgagcacaaaaagtcaaagactatattgggtattaactcattgaAAAACATAGCACTATTTTGCTCTAAGACCATATAGCAAGCACtcttatttacatttacttgaaACCTTCtctagtatgtatgtatatcagTAGCCCAATTCTTTGCTCAAACCAACTATGTTCACAACTTCAAAAACATACAACTGGAGCTTTTGCACAAACTCACAAATAGGAATCTCTACATTCTGACAAATCAGATATTATTGTTTATGAAATTCAGAACATCACACATATGCTACTAATCTACATTCTCAATCAAAATTAAAAGCATTCAGCTTTTCAATCTGTGAAAGCCAACATGAAATTATGTCCAAGGCCTCTATAGTACTGATATATAGGTGAAAATGGAATTCCATCAACACAttatgttctcaaaataaacattatATCTCATTTGGCACATTTCAGAGCCGCAAATGAACAaacaccttaagcacataaatGAAAGTTCATCTAAGCCtacaaaaaagaataatagaGCCAAACAAACCTCTTTCTGATCTTCCCTGCATTCCCCTTTCAAAAccatcttctttttcttctcctagAAATCTTCATAGTCCCAAGAAACTTAACCCCTCTCTGCAAATCTCCCTTCAACAGAAAACCCCCCAAAGCAGCACAACAGCAAAACCCTAAAGCCCAATCCAGAACCCCTCTTTTCCACACATTCACCGATAGCCCAATTAGGCTTAAACCTACAACTCCAAACACCATTTCTTGATCATATTCTTTCCACACTGCCAGCGACAAGGCGATACCAAGAATTACCAAGCTCCCCAAAACAACCCAATTCACTTTCCTCCTCTTTCTCCACCCACCAGAGCCTTCCCCTCCTCCATAACCCTTCAAGGATAAACCCCCACCCCCATTTCCACCGCAAAATTCTCTTATCAACAACTCGATTGGCTCCGGGAAAATCTTGAGCTTGGTTGCTACCAAGTATGCCGATTCTAGCAGGATTTTAGTTGATCTTGCTGACCCGGATCTCCTTTTCCTCCTCAAAGCAGATACGATTGGCCTCTGTACATGGATTTGGGATGAAAATTTATGGGGATGACACAGGGATTCTTGAATGTTCCTAGAAGGCTTCGAAAATGAAGATTGTTTGAGTGAAAAGCAGGGGGATTGTGTTGGTTTACTTCTTGAATTGTAGAGGAAATTTGGATCTGGAAAACACTGGAGCTCGAATAAAAGCGCGGTCTGCATTTTTTCTCTTGGGAGAAATTTGCAAGGGGAAGGGGAAGGGGAGTGGTGAAGAAAGACGAAGAGACCGTTACAGCTTACAAGCCAGGaattaagaattttaaatttttcatttatttttggaaaaagtgtcaaataggccactgaacttatcccttttgtgcaattgggccattgaatttaaaaagtgtgcaagttaaccatcaaacaagcaaaatttgtgcaattggaccatttttacaaaaaatttcttgtaaaatccaattatattactaacatatatgtattaagagtgacattttcttctaccatactagttggaagtcaatattgaaatgtttttaattcaaattgaattaaaattttttgtaaaaatggtccaattgcacaaattttgcttgtttgatggttgaattgcacactttttaagttcaatgacccaattgcacaaaagcaacaaattcagtggcctatttgacactttttcctttatttttctctggtgaattaaatattttgggATTATGCAATTGGACATTCAAAGTCGAAAAAGTATCGCTCAAACATCTTCAAAAAATTCAATTGGCGCATGTTTACTGAAAGTTTGTGGTCATTactgatttcaattttattttcttttttggaaaaaatttcAGCTTATTTTGGTGATGCGTGGAATTTGTAATTTGTctccttatttttatttcattcaaaactATGAATTCCTTTTTAAGGGGTGTATAAGTGTATTTGTGTGTCCCTCAATTAATCATTAGTTAAACTTTTCAATAGATAACTATTCTTCTTAACTTGAAGctagttgtttttcttttacACTTCTTTTAACCAAAAAGAAGTCTCTAACCTAAATGCATTTATCAAGGGAAGTAACTCACCCTTTAAAAACCATCACACTGAAGAGACATTCACCTTAATGGGTTacgaaacaagaaaaaaaaaattaatcattagTTGCCACATATGTTTGTACACTTTGAATATAAAGAGTTTTCATCACCTCTGATAAGATTTTggagtttttaaatttttcaataattcttATGTCTTCAGTAGGAATCGAACTCACCATGTATGCTCGctttttgataatttatttgTTACATTTTGTAGATACTTAGTTTGAAAAGGAGGGCACCATATAGTTCATCTTGTGGTACGTATATATGCAGTGAAATTGTTTACATTTTACAATTTatgatttagtttttatttgtttggtttattgtttttttttttttagaaattcaCTTTAGAGTTTAGTAGTTATTATTTGTCTTTAGAGTGCACTTAGTAAACAATATTTAGTGCACCTAACGCTATCATTAATTGCATCGAATGTGAAAGTTAATTGCACTTAGGGTTtaccttttaaattttatggttTAGTTTTTTCTATTTGGTTTAAGTGTTCACTTTTTAGTACGTATTTagaagtttaaattttattttcaaaaaaaaaaaaacaaaagaagtttaaattttatgatttaGCTTTGAAATTAGGTTTTTGGTTTAGTTTTAAGGTTTATCAACATATGCACTCTATAGTGTTACTTACTTGCACTTTATAGTGATGTTAATTACACttaaaagtttgagttatttacaaaaacatcattgcatttttttctataattattgCTTATGATCCGTTAGATCTTTCTAGATGAACAGTTTTGATTGGTTT
This region of Ipomoea triloba cultivar NCNSP0323 chromosome 15, ASM357664v1 genomic DNA includes:
- the LOC116006053 gene encoding alpha-crystallin domain-containing protein 22.3-like isoform X1; protein product: MHKSNHCTELRGHSGENNGMHPMDPGQPVIDVAPLRCVPYTGPLPTSSRDASQSQPGPNAASFPMENAQSSTNASPQPAMVYYTIATLEERANLFAATCGHSKVGSLLTGTAVMGKVGPPIGAVDILESDTEYFFRVSLPGVAKDAENFRCNIEPNGKVDIKGITLTGVRAVYKNNMVFKMNTPNLCPPGKFTISFQLPGPTANQFLTTFGSDGIFEASVKKRQPNDS
- the LOC116006053 gene encoding alpha-crystallin domain-containing protein 22.3-like isoform X2, translating into MSSQTRGHSGENNGMHPMDPGQPVIDVAPLRCVPYTGPLPTSSRDASQSQPGPNAASFPMENAQSSTNASPQPAMVYYTIATLEERANLFAATCGHSKVGSLLTGTAVMGKVGPPIGAVDILESDTEYFFRVSLPGVAKDAENFRCNIEPNGKVDIKGITLTGVRAVYKNNMVFKMNTPNLCPPGKFTISFQLPGPTANQFLTTFGSDGIFEASVKKRQPNDS
- the LOC116005664 gene encoding uncharacterized protein LOC116005664, whose translation is MQTALLFELQCFPDPNFLYNSRSKPTQSPCFSLKQSSFSKPSRNIQESLCHPHKFSSQIHVQRPIVSALRRKRRSGSARSTKILLESAYLVATKLKIFPEPIELLIREFCGGNGGGGLSLKGYGGGEGSGGWRKRRKVNWVVLGSLVILGIALSLAVWKEYDQEMVFGVVGLSLIGLSVNVWKRGVLDWALGFCCCAALGGFLLKGDLQRGVKFLGTMKISRRRKRRWF